In one window of Lynx canadensis isolate LIC74 chromosome A3, mLynCan4.pri.v2, whole genome shotgun sequence DNA:
- the LYG2 gene encoding lysozyme g-like protein 2: MLSSILFWGLVALIGTSRGSYPFTQSMSPHLHPRLYHGCYGDIMTMETSGASCDITRLINCGIRGSEMFAEMDLRALKPYQILIKEVGLRHCVDPALIAAIISRESHGGAVLQDGWDHRGLRFGLMQLDKKIHHPVGTWDSKEHLLQAVGILTDKIKAIQKKFPTWSVAQHLKGGLSAFKSGIDAIATPVDIDNDLVNDLLARAKFYKRHGF, from the exons ATGCTATCCTCTATCCTGTTTTGGGGACTTGTTGCTCTCATTG GCACTTCTAGGGGCTCATACCCTTTCACTCAGTCAATGAGCCCTCACCTGCATCCCCGCCTGTACCACGGCTGCTACGGTGATATCATGACCATGGAGACCTCTGGTGCTTCTTGTGATATAACCAGGTTGATTAACTGTG GGATCCGTGGTTCTGAAATGTTTGCTGAGATGGATTTGAGGGCCTTAAAGCCTTACCAGATTCTGATCAAAGAAGTTGGGCTGAGGCATTGTGTGGACCCTGCTCTCATTGCAGCCATCATCTCCAGAGAAAGCCATGGTGGAGCAGTCCTGCAAGATGGCTGGGACCACAGAGGACTTAGATTTGGCTTGATGCAG CTTGATAAAAAAATTCATCACCCTGTTGGTACCTGGGACAGCAAAGAACACCTATTGCAGGCTGTTGGGATTCTAACAGACAAAATAAAGGCAATCCAGAAAAAGTTCCCCACGTGGAGTGTGGCTCAACACCTCAAAG GTGGTCTCTCGGCCTTTAAGTCAGGAATTGATGCTATTGCAACCCCAGTGGACATAGACAATGACTTGGTCAATGATCTTCTCGCCCGAGCTAAATTCTATAAAAGACATGGCTTCTAG